DNA sequence from the Flavobacterium lipolyticum genome:
TACAGCAGGTAGAAGCAGGAATGTCCGAAGAAATCATTTCTTCTTATGTAGGAAGACTGAATTACGACTTTAATCAAAAGTATTTGATTTCAGGAATTATACGTCGTGACGGTACTTCAAAACTAACTTCAGACAACCGCTGGAAAGTATATCCTTCTGTTTCTGCCGGATGGTTGATTTCTGAAGAAGGATTCATGAAAAGCATAGACCCGTTAGTAAGCAACTTAAAATTACGTGCAAGCTGGGGACAGATTGGAAACTTAGGAAATCTTGGACCTTACCAGTTTAGTGTGCCTTTAACGCAGACACAAGCTTTAATTGGAAGCAGTCCGGTAATCTCTTACGGTTATTCTGAGAGCGAATTGTCGAATCCTAATTTAAGATGGGAAAGTTCAGAGCAGAGCAACGTAGGATTGGATTTTACGATGTTTAACAATGCTTTATCAGGATCTGTAGATGCTTACATTAAAACGAATAAGGACATGTTGGTTCGCGATCAGCTTCCGGGAGTTTCAGGAACTCCGTTAGGAAGAATCGTAAATTCGGGTAATGTTGAAAATAAAGGAATTGAAGCCAGTTTAACGTACCAAAAAACACGTGGCGAATTCAAATTTGATGTAACAGCAAATGCAGCTTTCTTAAGCAATAAAATTGTTTCGATCAAAGACGATTTAACTTCCTTAGAGCCTTTAAATCTTAGCCGTGTTCGTAGTTTGTCTTTGGCTAATATCTATCAGGTTGGAAGCCCTGTCGGAGCATTTTACGGATACTCTACAGACGGATTGTTTCAAAGTAATGCCGAAGCAAAAGCCTATGTAAATAATAAAGGCGTAGTGTATCAGCCTAATGCGGTTGCAGGAGACATTAAATTTAAAGATGTAAATGGCGATGGTGTAATCAATAACAGTGACAGAGTAGTGCTGGGAAGTCCTTTTCCGAAAACGACCTTCAGTTTAAACACCAATTTCAGATACAAAGGATTTGATATGAACATCTTCCTTAGCGGAACAGCCGGAAACAAAGTTTTTAATGCCGTAAAATATACAGGTGTGAATGCTTCTTTCCCAGGTTATAACTTATTAGCCGATTCTAAAAATGCATGGTCGCCAACGAATACCAATACCAATATTCCGGTGCTTTCGTCAACAGACAACAATAATAATTTCGGAAGAATCTCTGATTTTTATATTGAAGATGCTTCTTTCCTGAGATTACGAAACGTTTCGATTGGATATACAGTAAAAGAACAATGGTTACACGGAAAAGCGAAACTTAGATTTTTTATCTCCGGGCAAAACCTTTTTACCATAACTAATTATTCAGGAATGGATCCGGAAGTGGGACTTAGGAATTTCGGTTTAGACTTAGGAAAATATCCGCTATCCCGTATTTATATGACAGGTGTCAACGCAACTTTTTAAAAAAATATAACACAAATAAAATGAAAAATTTAAGTCTTTTATTATGGAGTCTGGTGCTTTTAATGAGCATGTCGGCTTGCGAAAATGAACTTGATTTAGTACCTCAGGGAGCACCTTCAAGTGGTAATTTCTGGAAAACACCTGCTGATGCAAAAGCGGGAGTGAATGCGATTTATGCACTCTATTCGGATGATAATATGTACGGTCGTGGATTTTTCTGGCTGAACAATGCCAGTGATGATATCGGAACGAAACCAAGACAAAATGCGGAACGAATCAAAAATTTTATTGTTGACGGAGCAGAATCTGACACCAAAGACATTTGGAGACTTCACTATGAAGTGATGAAACGCTGTAACGATGTGATTCGCAATATTCCGAAAATCAGTCTGGACGATAAAACAAAAAACATGATGTTAGGAGAAGCGTACTTCAATCATGCTGTAATGCATCTGGAATTGGCCTATCACTACGGAGATGATCGTGCCGGGATTCCAATTCAGGACAGAGAAAACCCAACCAATGTATATGTGCCGCGTGCTAAAAACGTAGCCGAAAACTACGCCTATATCGCTGCCGATCTGATTAAAGCTGCCGATTTATTACCTTATTTCAATGAACTTAGTTCAGACAATTACGGACGTGCGCATAAAACGGCAGCATGGGGATATTTGGTGCGTACCTATTTGTATGCAAAAGACTGGGACAATGCAATAAAGTATGCCAATATGATTGTCAACAGTGGAAAACACAAATTACTGGATAATTTCGAAGATGTTTTTAAAATTAA
Encoded proteins:
- a CDS encoding RagB/SusD family nutrient uptake outer membrane protein, with translation MKNLSLLLWSLVLLMSMSACENELDLVPQGAPSSGNFWKTPADAKAGVNAIYALYSDDNMYGRGFFWLNNASDDIGTKPRQNAERIKNFIVDGAESDTKDIWRLHYEVMKRCNDVIRNIPKISLDDKTKNMMLGEAYFNHAVMHLELAYHYGDDRAGIPIQDRENPTNVYVPRAKNVAENYAYIAADLIKAADLLPYFNELSSDNYGRAHKTAAWGYLVRTYLYAKDWDNAIKYANMIVNSGKHKLLDNFEDVFKIKNNWSSEYIWSVTSSAENTSLGSIFPGVCLEDKGWGVYNGWGNFYPTKELFDTYDPADKRRSATILQKGDKFMYFGELVTFNEGKYMVSSSNRTGYQFKKYMEPFGYPKTTSGGIDIRYVNANGDKPSTALNVPLLRYADVILMLAEAKLMKGLSADTEINLIRNRAGLPSIGGATLTDLKRERRCELAGEWTDRHFDLVRWGDAQATYAKPLHHYNGTVIYPARNFNPAIHHVWPIPPDEIAVSKGALFQNKGW